Below is a genomic region from Hyphomicrobium nitrativorans NL23.
CTCCGCCGCGCCGATGTCACGCATCCCCTTTGGAAGGCGCGCGACGGGCCGGCGGTTGACGTCTTTCTCTTTCTTGGCCATGGCGATGCGGCGTTCCGATAGAAGTTGCTGATGCGGCTATGATTAAGCGTGCGGCCTTATAGCGGATCGGCCGGGGCCGGAAAAGGTTAGCGGCCATGCGGCCTGACGCAGCCTTTCGTTTCGCCGCAGAAATCGGTAGAAGATGCCGTCATGACAGTGGTTCTCGATACCATACAGGGCGCGCGCGCGGAGGCACCGGCCGTCAAGCCGTCTCTGGCAGGACTTTCCCGGGCGAAGCTCGGGGAGGCGCTGGCGGCTGCCGGGGTGCCCGAAAAGCAGATCCGGATGCGCACGACGCAGCTCTGGCGCTGGATCTACGTCTCGGGCGTCACGTCCTTCGACCAGATGACCGACGTCTCGAAGACGCTGCGCCAGGCGCTCGAAGACCGCTTCACGCTCGACCGGCCGGAAATCGTGACGGAGCAGGTGTCGGTGGACGGCACGCGCAAGTGGCTGCTGCGGCTACCGCGCCGCGGGCACGAGGCCCGGGCACCCGAGATCGAGACCGTCTACATTCCCGAAAGCGACCGCGGCACGCTGTGCATCTCGTCGCAGGTGGGCTGCACGCTGACATGCAGCTTCTGCCATACGGGCACGCAGAAGCTCGTGCGCAACCTCGAAGCCTCCGAGATCGTCGCGCAGATCCTGCTCGCGCGCGACCGCATCGGCGATTGGCCGGGCGCGGACCGCCCCGACGATCAGGGCATGCTGCCCGCGGCCGACCGCAAGATTACCAACGTCGTGCTGATGGGCATGGGCGAGCCGCTCTACAATTTCGATAACGTGCGCGAAGCGATGGAGATCGCGGCCGACGGCGAGGGCATCTCGCTGTCGAAGCGGCGCATTACGCTCTCGACATCCGGCGTGGTGCCGGAGATCGCCCGCTGGGGCGAGGAGGCGGGCACCATGCTCGCCATCTCGCTGCACGCCGTCACGGACGAACTCCGCAACGAGTTGGTTCCGATCAACAAGAAGTATCCGATTGCGGAACTCATGGACGCGTGCCGGAACTATCCGGGCCTCTCGAACGCGCGGCGCATCACGTTCGAATACGTGA
It encodes:
- the rlmN gene encoding 23S rRNA (adenine(2503)-C(2))-methyltransferase RlmN — encoded protein: MTVVLDTIQGARAEAPAVKPSLAGLSRAKLGEALAAAGVPEKQIRMRTTQLWRWIYVSGVTSFDQMTDVSKTLRQALEDRFTLDRPEIVTEQVSVDGTRKWLLRLPRRGHEARAPEIETVYIPESDRGTLCISSQVGCTLTCSFCHTGTQKLVRNLEASEIVAQILLARDRIGDWPGADRPDDQGMLPAADRKITNVVLMGMGEPLYNFDNVREAMEIAADGEGISLSKRRITLSTSGVVPEIARWGEEAGTMLAISLHAVTDELRNELVPINKKYPIAELMDACRNYPGLSNARRITFEYVMLKGVNDSLADAKALVRLLSGIPAKINLIPFNPWPNSRYECSEWETIETFADYVNNAGYASPVRTPRGRDILAACGQLRSESVRLRAREREAAEPATAASGG